One region of Ignavibacteria bacterium genomic DNA includes:
- a CDS encoding (Fe-S)-binding protein: MGIKNIIFVIVFLAAFVFFGYNVRRLISYLKLGKKEDRFQNVSARIKNVLLIAFAQTKILRDPVAGPIHSFIFWGFVLFLFAVLESIIQGFYTPFELSFLGYLYSLITLVQDLFGIFVLAAVIMALYRRFVVHVPRLEVGKKGKQDAAAVLLMIFVIVASMYGMNMASVAKNSFVLKPYEYRPIASALSPLFFTGGSQAAAAAYEVFWWIHIVFILGFLNFLPYSKHLHVLTSIPNVYFSKTGEKKNMLKPLDLEDETQEVFGVQDIEHLTWKEMFDGFTCTECGRCTAACPAANTGKILSPRKIIVDIRHRTMEKAPVLLAMAKGTELSAEEEAHNKEVLDKHLIHDYIDPAELWDCTTCMACMQECPVTIEHLDSIIDMRRSLVLTESDFPAELNATFRNMETNFTPWAFNSQDRANWAEDMNIKTMADDSNCDLLFWVGCAGSFDARYQKVTKAFANLMQKANIDFRILGIEEKCNGDFARRLGNEYLAQMLMQENIQTLNGYGVKKIVTACPHCFNFIKKEYPQFGGNFEVIHHTELIHQMLEEGKFQLKDEASAGKLTYHDSCYLGRYNGVYDAPREDLKKLGQVDLVEMQRKRDKGFCCGAGGGRMFLEETEGTRVNVERTREALETGADTIAAACPFCMTMLTDGVKAFDKTEEVQVKDIAEIVLEHIK, from the coding sequence ATGGGAATTAAAAACATTATCTTTGTTATCGTTTTTCTGGCTGCTTTTGTTTTTTTCGGCTATAATGTCAGGAGGCTTATCAGTTACCTCAAGCTTGGTAAAAAAGAAGACAGATTTCAAAACGTTTCGGCGCGTATTAAAAACGTACTCTTAATTGCTTTCGCTCAAACTAAAATCCTTCGCGATCCTGTTGCAGGCCCTATTCACTCTTTTATATTCTGGGGCTTTGTGCTTTTCCTTTTTGCTGTGCTGGAGAGCATCATCCAGGGATTTTATACTCCTTTTGAACTTTCATTTTTAGGCTATCTTTACAGCCTTATTACACTTGTTCAGGACCTGTTCGGCATTTTTGTTTTAGCTGCCGTTATTATGGCCTTATACAGGAGATTTGTTGTGCATGTGCCCCGCCTGGAAGTAGGGAAAAAGGGGAAACAGGACGCGGCAGCAGTCCTTTTAATGATCTTTGTCATTGTTGCCTCCATGTACGGCATGAATATGGCCTCAGTTGCAAAAAATAGTTTTGTACTGAAGCCTTATGAATATAGACCGATTGCAAGCGCCTTGAGCCCGTTGTTCTTTACCGGGGGATCACAGGCCGCAGCAGCAGCTTATGAAGTTTTCTGGTGGATACATATAGTTTTTATACTCGGATTCTTAAATTTCCTCCCTTATTCAAAGCACCTGCACGTTTTAACTTCAATTCCCAACGTTTACTTCTCAAAGACCGGGGAGAAGAAAAATATGCTTAAACCTCTCGACCTTGAGGATGAGACACAGGAGGTTTTTGGTGTGCAGGATATTGAGCACCTTACGTGGAAGGAAATGTTCGACGGCTTTACTTGTACTGAATGCGGCAGATGCACCGCGGCTTGCCCGGCTGCAAATACGGGGAAAATTCTTTCTCCAAGAAAAATTATAGTAGACATCCGCCACAGGACTATGGAAAAAGCCCCCGTCCTTTTGGCAATGGCTAAGGGAACTGAACTTTCTGCCGAAGAGGAGGCTCACAATAAAGAAGTCCTCGATAAGCACCTTATTCACGATTATATAGATCCTGCAGAACTTTGGGACTGCACAACGTGCATGGCCTGTATGCAGGAGTGCCCCGTTACAATTGAACACCTTGACTCAATTATAGACATGAGGCGCAGCCTTGTTCTTACTGAGTCGGATTTCCCCGCAGAACTTAATGCTACATTCAGAAACATGGAAACTAACTTCACCCCGTGGGCATTTAATTCGCAGGACCGCGCCAACTGGGCCGAGGATATGAATATTAAAACCATGGCTGATGACTCAAATTGCGACCTCCTTTTCTGGGTCGGCTGCGCAGGCTCTTTCGACGCCAGATACCAAAAAGTAACAAAAGCATTTGCAAATTTGATGCAAAAAGCTAATATTGACTTTAGAATTCTTGGAATTGAGGAGAAATGCAATGGCGATTTTGCCAGACGCCTGGGCAACGAATACCTGGCTCAGATGCTGATGCAGGAAAATATACAGACCCTAAACGGCTACGGCGTTAAGAAAATTGTAACTGCATGCCCCCATTGCTTTAATTTTATTAAAAAGGAATATCCTCAGTTCGGCGGTAATTTCGAGGTCATACACCATACTGAGCTGATCCATCAGATGCTTGAAGAGGGTAAATTCCAGCTTAAAGATGAGGCTTCAGCCGGGAAACTGACCTATCACGACTCCTGCTACCTGGGAAGATATAACGGGGTTTATGATGCCCCGCGTGAAGACTTAAAAAAACTTGGACAGGTGGATCTCGTCGAAATGCAGAGAAAACGCGACAAGGGATTCTGCTGCGGCGCCGGAGGCGGACGCATGTTCCTCGAAGAAACTGAGGGTACAAGGGTTAACGTGGAACGCACACGCGAAGCCCTCGAAACCGGTGCCGATACCATTGCTGCAGCATGCCCGTTCTGTATGACTATGCTGACCGACGGCGTTAAGGCATTCGACAAGACCGAGGAAGTCCAGGTTAAGGATATTGCAGAAATTGTACTGGAACATATTAAATAA
- a CDS encoding histone H1 gives MKDKYEELLKFVQGLETDVTKFTEKGQAAAGTRLRKSLSELKKLAQEMRNQIQDIKAERKGGAEAKAE, from the coding sequence ATGAAAGACAAGTATGAAGAATTATTAAAGTTTGTCCAGGGTCTTGAAACAGACGTGACTAAATTTACTGAAAAAGGGCAGGCTGCTGCCGGAACACGTCTGCGTAAAAGTCTTAGTGAGCTCAAGAAATTAGCTCAGGAAATGCGTAATCAGATCCAGGATATAAAGGCCGAAAGAAAGGGCGGTGCTGAAGCAAAGGCCGAATAA
- a CDS encoding biotin transporter BioY — protein MSVNESVKSNVVFGPLSKVFSSDIFWVASFTAMTFLAAQVEVPVQPVPFTLQTMLVILAGAFLGAKKGAYSQLLYLFVGAIGLPVFAGFSSTASLFGPTGGYLLAFPLGAWVSGLFLEKRRSFLVTWLAMALAAFVIVLTGASYLSLLFQRGFSNAFFVGALIFSVWDIIKISAAASIYFSLSKKYSKLPL, from the coding sequence ATGTCAGTAAATGAGAGTGTAAAAAGTAATGTAGTATTTGGACCTTTAAGCAAAGTCTTTTCTTCAGATATATTCTGGGTCGCAAGCTTTACAGCAATGACCTTCCTTGCTGCTCAGGTTGAAGTTCCGGTTCAGCCCGTTCCTTTTACTCTGCAGACAATGCTTGTCATTCTTGCAGGCGCATTCCTGGGAGCTAAAAAAGGCGCCTATAGCCAGCTGCTTTATCTCTTCGTCGGCGCAATCGGCCTTCCGGTCTTCGCAGGTTTCAGCTCAACGGCCAGCCTGTTTGGACCTACAGGCGGCTATCTGCTTGCTTTCCCTCTGGGAGCATGGGTCTCAGGCCTTTTTCTTGAAAAAAGAAGAAGCTTCCTCGTTACATGGCTTGCAATGGCCTTGGCTGCATTCGTAATTGTCCTTACCGGAGCCAGCTATCTCAGCCTCCTTTTCCAGAGAGGTTTTTCAAATGCTTTCTTTGTTGGCGCACTGATCTTTTCTGTTTGGGATATAATTAAAATTTCAGCAGCAGCAAGCATATACTTCTCTTTGTCAAAGAAGTATTCTAAACTGCCTTTATAA
- a CDS encoding MBL fold metallo-hydrolase, translating into MFVRFWGVRGSIPTPPDNLQIKEQMLALLEYASVKDISDSYNREQVLQDFLGEKPPLVGGNTSCVELRTDGKIIIFDMGTGLRKLGHHLLNELPREGSEYHIFLSHSHWDHIQGFPFFAPAYLPGNKIFFYSVHPDLKKRLERQQDFQFFPVRLENMQARMEFIQMQENCHIELGSLVIENRELYHPGKSFAYSVKKGNKKFVFATDSEYKDTTPSAAQKYISFFKDADFLVFDAQYTFSEGILKEDWGHSTSVAGIDLAVESGVKRIALFHHEPDYNDTKLYSMLTQAQRYRRINYPDSALEIILAYEGLELEV; encoded by the coding sequence ATGTTTGTCAGGTTTTGGGGCGTCAGGGGCTCAATACCTACACCTCCTGATAATCTTCAGATAAAAGAACAGATGCTTGCACTCCTGGAGTACGCCTCTGTAAAGGATATTTCCGATAGTTACAACAGGGAGCAGGTCCTGCAGGATTTCCTGGGTGAAAAGCCGCCCCTTGTAGGAGGTAATACCTCATGCGTGGAACTCAGGACTGACGGCAAAATTATTATTTTCGATATGGGTACGGGCCTAAGAAAACTGGGGCACCATCTGTTAAATGAACTCCCCCGGGAAGGCTCAGAATACCATATATTCCTTTCCCATTCACACTGGGACCATATACAGGGTTTCCCATTCTTTGCCCCGGCATACCTTCCCGGCAATAAAATCTTTTTCTACAGCGTGCACCCGGATCTCAAAAAACGCCTGGAACGCCAGCAGGACTTTCAGTTCTTCCCGGTCAGGCTGGAGAATATGCAGGCCCGTATGGAGTTTATTCAGATGCAGGAAAACTGCCATATTGAGCTCGGCAGCCTTGTTATAGAGAACAGGGAACTCTACCACCCCGGAAAAAGCTTTGCATACAGCGTGAAAAAGGGGAATAAAAAGTTTGTCTTTGCCACAGATTCGGAGTATAAGGATACCACGCCGTCTGCAGCTCAGAAATATATCTCATTTTTCAAGGACGCGGATTTTCTTGTCTTTGATGCACAGTATACTTTCTCCGAAGGGATACTTAAGGAAGACTGGGGACACAGTACTTCAGTTGCCGGAATTGATCTGGCCGTTGAGTCCGGGGTTAAACGCATTGCACTGTTTCACCACGAGCCCGACTATAACGACACAAAACTTTATTCCATGCTTACTCAGGCACAAAGGTACAGAAGAATCAATTACCCTGATTCCGCCCTTGAAATTATTCTTGCTTATGAGGGACTGGAACTGGAAGTCTGA
- a CDS encoding acyl-ACP thioesterase — MQYERNYFVHYYDSDLKKRALITSLMAYFEDIAILQSEDASVGLDYYSNNKVAWVLYKWDIEILDFPKFKDTIRVVTCPMAFAKFYAFRSFDIYSLSGEHLVKGGSMWFFVDMNTRRPSKIPQEVYDSYQITPANTKPLEIQDPKAPVDIQYSTNFRVRQSDIDTNGHVNNIKYIEWALEALPQEIFSGSKLSRIKVVYKKETMYGRMISSSASGTKEGDKTTFSHKITDGDVDLCIIETQWVMEKS, encoded by the coding sequence ATGCAGTACGAGAGAAACTATTTCGTCCACTATTACGATTCCGACTTAAAGAAAAGAGCCCTTATTACAAGCCTAATGGCGTATTTTGAGGATATCGCAATCCTCCAGAGCGAGGACGCCAGTGTGGGGCTGGACTACTATTCCAATAATAAGGTCGCCTGGGTACTCTATAAGTGGGATATTGAAATACTGGACTTCCCAAAATTCAAAGATACAATCAGGGTCGTAACATGCCCTATGGCATTTGCAAAGTTTTATGCTTTCAGATCCTTTGACATATACTCCCTTAGCGGAGAGCACCTGGTAAAAGGAGGCTCCATGTGGTTCTTTGTGGATATGAATACACGCAGGCCATCAAAAATTCCACAGGAAGTCTACGACAGCTATCAGATTACCCCTGCCAATACAAAACCGCTTGAGATTCAGGACCCGAAAGCTCCTGTAGACATTCAGTACAGCACTAACTTCCGCGTGCGGCAGAGCGATATTGACACAAACGGGCACGTAAATAACATAAAATACATTGAATGGGCGCTTGAAGCCCTGCCGCAGGAGATATTCTCCGGCTCTAAACTCAGCCGCATTAAAGTGGTTTATAAAAAAGAGACCATGTACGGAAGAATGATCAGTTCCTCGGCCTCGGGCACTAAAGAAGGGGATAAAACAACCTTCAGCCACAAGATTACTGACGGAGATGTGGACCTGTGCATTATTGAAACTCAGTGGGTAATGGAAAAAAGTTGA
- a CDS encoding alpha/beta hydrolase, giving the protein MSDTIRITGYGLENISSRACLIFVHGFKGFKDWGFGPYLARYFAEKGLCVLTFNFSHNGIGENPLEFSEMDKFAANTYSREVRELSAIIDAYKTGYFGAVESPKAVLLGHSRGGAIALLTAALRPEVKAVALWASISRLDRYSKRQKKEWREKGFMEVKNQRTGQVMRLNSSLLDDIEENSSDLLNIKKAVETLGRPLLIAHGEQDLAVPIREGEELYSWSDKSKTELFKLYAVGHTFGIKHPFEGSNEKFERLLNKTYDFINTNVK; this is encoded by the coding sequence GCCTGATTTTTGTGCACGGCTTCAAGGGCTTTAAGGACTGGGGCTTCGGACCTTATCTTGCCAGGTATTTTGCTGAGAAGGGTTTGTGTGTTCTTACCTTTAATTTTTCGCATAATGGAATTGGGGAGAATCCTCTGGAATTTTCCGAAATGGATAAGTTCGCTGCTAATACCTATTCCCGCGAAGTCCGTGAACTCTCCGCTATAATTGATGCTTATAAAACAGGTTATTTTGGGGCCGTGGAGTCTCCTAAGGCTGTACTCCTGGGCCATAGCAGGGGCGGGGCAATAGCCCTCCTTACGGCTGCCCTGAGGCCTGAGGTTAAGGCAGTTGCACTTTGGGCATCAATTTCCAGGCTGGACCGCTATTCCAAAAGGCAGAAGAAAGAGTGGCGTGAAAAAGGCTTTATGGAAGTTAAAAACCAGCGTACCGGCCAGGTGATGAGATTAAATTCCTCACTGCTGGATGACATAGAAGAGAATTCATCTGACCTGCTGAACATAAAAAAAGCCGTTGAGACTCTCGGCAGGCCGCTTCTTATTGCTCACGGCGAGCAGGATCTTGCGGTCCCGATAAGGGAAGGGGAGGAACTTTATTCCTGGTCCGATAAGAGCAAAACGGAACTCTTTAAGCTTTATGCTGTGGGGCATACTTTCGGCATAAAGCACCCTTTTGAGGGAAGTAATGAAAAGTTTGAGAGATTATTAAATAAAACGTACGATTTCATCAATACTAATGTAAAATAA